ACTTGCTTCTGTAGGAGGATTCTGCCACTTAAACAAGGCAGAATGTACCTTCACTAGAAGTAAATCAATCAAACTTACAGAGTTCGGCACTTTGTCCTAAAGAGGAGCCACAGGTTTCTGGTCATGTGAAGTCCAACGTTGACATATAAAAACCAATGATGCAGTCTTGCCTCAGCAAACAAGTACAGCCTCTTTGGGCTATTCTCAATATCATGAGGGTTATACCAAGTCTTTCTACTTTGTTTTGCTGAGTTCAGATTTAGCCATGTCTCCAAGAAATACTTGTCCAAATCATGTGGACAAAGGGATTGATGGTAAGGCGAATTATCGGAAAATAAACTTCATTTTTTGGACTCTTCTAGGAAGCAtctctcattttttttatttaatatataaaatactcTACCATCAGATGAATCGATATAGTTGTAATATCTTTATACtttattatagtgtttttagttatactaaaaatatattataatatagtaaaaaatatattattttataatatatttacacTATATTATGTattgttaaaaatattataatactttataaaaatactatatatttaatatttatacaaaatttatgttaaaatatcatgttatagtgtttttgtaGCGTGCTATCGTGTTTTTCTAATATTACTAAAATCATTACGATTCATGAGACGATTCATAGAAAAAAGAGCTAAAAAAATAAGTGAATGAGATTATTTTTGGATGttatgtaaaaaatatttttaaaaaattttagaaacaagacacttaaaaaaaaaaatcacctctATTTTATGAGGTGAAAGCCATGAGCAAAGAACGAGCGAAGGTGATGAGCAAAAAAGATGATGGAGATGTCGAGTGTAATAGTCAAGCAAGAAGAACGTGAGATAGATATCGTAtataattattggatagagataatAAATAAGCGATAAAATGATGgatgaagaagagagaaaaaagatattcatgaaattttgacaaactagagataattatCATACACATCTTCggagaaaaataaaaatgaaaatattttcAGGAAAAATCGTCTTATATCCTTGAAATAGACAATTAAAGAGGCTGAGGCGGGTAGTGAAAAGAGGATTAGATTCCTTCTCTCACCACTGCCACAAGTCTACTTCTACAATTTTCCCCCGCAGAAGCCAAACAGGCAGTGGAGTGCGACCCTTCATGCACCTTGTCACCTTCCCTTACGTCACCCCTCGGTCCTCTTTTGCACATAGTTTCTTCCTCCTCCAAGCTTACATATGTCTCTGATCCATCACCGCTACCACCACCGTCACCATACCACCAGCACGCTGCTGCCCCTACCCCTCTACCGCTGACCGGAGAAAGGGTTAGACAAGCATGGGCGGTGTCACCAGCAAGTGCTCCTACGCCAAGCACCGCAAGAAGACCAAGGAACTGCGGGCCAAAGTCCTGGCTCTGGAGGAAGAGATCAAGGAGATGAAGCGGGTGAGGGAGCACGAGGCTCGAGCCTTCGAGCGCCACGCGGCGGCCTTCGCTTCCAAGGAGGCGGAGTGGGAGCAGGAGAGGAGGAAGCACAGGGAGGAGGCGAGCAAGCTGGGGAAGCGgctcaaggaggaggaggaccggATCCGATGTTTGGAGGAGGAGATGGCCGCCGGCCGCGGCGACAAGGAGTGGTTCCGCCTCGGCACCGACTACCTCGTCGAGCACATGAAGGAGGAGCAGGCGCGGCGCGAGGAGGCGGTGGAGAAGTGGAAGCAGCTCTACCTCGCCATCAAAACCGAGCTTGAcgatctcatccaaagaactcgACAAGGTAACATTAACATTCCCATTCTCTTGAGATCAGAGCTGAAACAGAGCAGTGTATTTCTGGTTCATACAAGGAATACAGATTAATGCATGGATGATTCACAAATGAACAAAGGGGACCGATCATCGATCTCAGTTGACATCCGCGAGGAACTTGTGGCTCGACCTTCTCGTCCGTTCTTCTGTTTCCCCCACTTCATAGCAGGATAATACCATCACATACGGGTGTGCACTGCACATGAAGGAATATTGTATGCATGTCCACTGATCCTGTTTCCATCGTCTTCTCAATATGTAGGCCATATGCTCCATGATTCCCGATGGACCACATGGCAGTCCTCAATCATGCCTCTGTTTCTTCCTCCTTACCTCTCTCGTGGCCACTGACGGATTTCCATTCTTAGGGGAGAGGTTCTACCTGGGGGATGAGGAAGGCGGCACGATCAAGGGGCTACAGAAGGAGGTGAAAGCCAAGGAGGAGACGGCGGAGACGTTGAGATCACGCGTCGATGAGATGGAAAAGGAGGCGTGCAAGAGAGACCGAGAGATCGACATCTTGAGGCAGAGCCTGAGGATTCTGAGCAACAAGAAGAGGGGACGCATTGGGAAGAACCAACTCAGAGACTTGCATTGATGAGGTGCAGGCCATCTCATCTATACCGGAGAACAGGACTTGATGGAAATGTTATTGTAGCAGAAACATAAGTAAACCttatatcttatatatatatatatatatacccaataAAATGTAGTTCTTGTCGTCGTCATCTTCCTTCTTAAAAGGAGCAGAGTCTCTGTAATTGCTCCAATCGAGTATGAACTGAACACTGGCACTGCACCAGTTGCTCTCATCCATGTCCTTTGAGATTGGCTGTGGTGGATGCACGACGAAGCATCAATGAAGTCAGTTTCCACGACTGGAGATTTCTATCGATCGACGCCATGACTGTCAATGCATCATCATAAAGAGCAGATGTCCTCTCATTAGGCTAAGAGGCATCAAGAGGGATGGAAGAATGAACTCCTTCGGCTGCATGGAGTAGAATGATACCACCTCGAGACAATGCCTGCTACACATATCCAAATCATGCTGAGAAAATGCATATGAATGTGTTGGTATCATCACATCCATTCAATTTCATGGAGGAAGTATTAATAAAGTATGAATAGGCTTCTAAATTTTTTATGGGCTTTTATTTAAGACAAGCCCATTGATAATCAAGTCTTATTTTGGTGCCCGTGTTAAGATATTCTGATGATTAATATATACGttgcgtagtcgataagtcgatcaCAATGTTTATAAGATTAATGTATCTTTTGAGTGTACGGGTATAATACAATGTATATTTATCATTCATCCACTATAGTATTTCTCGTACTtgcaaataataaaaaagataaatttaagggAAAAAATAACAAAGGGTATTCCTATTCCAACAACCAACTATTTAACTAACtgattatcgatcaatagaaaGAAGTCTTAATCCTCAgaggatatataattttttttaaaagtttttactaattaaattaattaatatcttttttatttttgatctatGCTAATTTATATTTCAATCCTTATTTTATTCCGCATGATAATTTAATCGTTTATTTACCTAAGAAGAaaacataagaaaaaaataagattatttaataataaaagggtgtttaaattataaataaatatattgggTAAAGGTCGAgaaagagcgagagagagagagagaggaacactTGGTTGGAGGGTATCGTTTTCTTGCCGTGGAAGCGACGTGGGACCGTAACCCAACGAAAGTGACGGTCTTGATGCCGTTTCACCACCCAAGGCGGCTGCGTCGGCccgtgcttctctctctctctctctctctctctctctctctctcctgcacaTATATGGTTCGTCTGTGGTCTTCCATCGACTGTTTGACTAAATGTCAAATTTGTTTGCATTAGTAGGTCTTAGTGGCTATTGAGGACCAGTTT
The window above is part of the Musa acuminata AAA Group cultivar baxijiao chromosome BXJ1-1, Cavendish_Baxijiao_AAA, whole genome shotgun sequence genome. Proteins encoded here:
- the LOC135610810 gene encoding uncharacterized protein LOC135610810 — encoded protein: MGGVTSKCSYAKHRKKTKELRAKVLALEEEIKEMKRVREHEARAFERHAAAFASKEAEWEQERRKHREEASKLGKRLKEEEDRIRCLEEEMAAGRGDKEWFRLGTDYLVEHMKEEQARREEAVEKWKQLYLAIKTELDDLIQRTRQGERFYLGDEEGGTIKGLQKEVKAKEETAETLRSRVDEMEKEACKRDREIDILRQSLRILSNKKRGRIGKNQLRDLH